Proteins from one Penaeus vannamei isolate JL-2024 chromosome 8, ASM4276789v1, whole genome shotgun sequence genomic window:
- the LOC113812414 gene encoding uncharacterized protein, with protein MRVYHNVSKEDAIVNTMFCRLSCAFQHVDFCHVKHLPNRLDLMGKGVVGRMWRFAVMGDPTVSTFLVRDSDSMIIERQVRAVQEWLASGKGFHVMRDHPNHHAIMLAGLWGGHNRNLSLLRKVRDDIFAQPTNLTTKFDQYMLATKLWPHIKDDVLQHDSYNCLQAGHEGSLPFPVKRVDGLYCGWGPTKLRERKVVLDTRCPLECRPKEHQDWNHC; from the exons ATGAGGGTTTATCACAACGTCTCGAAGGAGGACGCCATCGTCAACACCATGTTCTGTCGGCTCTCGTGCGCGTTTCAACATGTCGACTTCTGCCACGTGAAGCACTTGCCTAATCGTCTcg aCCTAATGGGAAAAGGAGTCGTGGGTCGAATGTGGCGGTTTGCTGTCATGGGCGACCCGACGGTGTCAACCTTCCTTGTCAGGGACAGTGACAG CATGATCATCGAGCGGCAGGTGAGGGCAGTGCAGGAGTGGCTGGCGTCAGGCAAGGGCTTCCACGTCATGCGCGACCATCCTAATCATCATGCGATCATGCTGGCAG GCCTCTGGGGGGGACACAACAGGAACCTCTCGCTGTTGAGGAAAGTTCGAGACGACATCTTCGCTCAACCCACCAACCTGACCACCAAGTTCGATCAGTACATGCTGGCTACGAAGCTCTGGCCGCACATCAAG GACGACGTCTTGCAGCACGACAGCTACAACTGCCTCCAGGCCGGGCACGAAGGATCGCTGCCCTTTCCTGTCAAACGGGTGGACGGCCTCTACTGCGGCTGGGGACCCACCAAGCTGCGGGAGAGGAAGGTCGTCCTGGACACGAGATGCCCCCTCGAGTGCAGGCCGAAGGAGCACCAGGACTGGAACCACTGCTAG
- the LOC113812420 gene encoding inosine triphosphate pyrophosphatase isoform X3 translates to MSSRPLVFVTGNAKKLEEVVAILGDTFPFKVVSQKIDLPEYQGEADEISRKKCQVAAEIVKAPVIVEDTCLCFNALGGLPGPYIKWFLDKLGPGGLTKLLAGFEDKSAEAVCTFAYSSGEPNDEVLLFHGRTQGTIVEPRGEHKFGWDPIFQPKGYDQTYGQLERSIKNTISHRFKAVDALRDYFTGEEGRALLSKKLKVEHNNEKA, encoded by the exons ATGAGTTCTCGTCCTCTTGTGTTCGTCACAGGAAATGCCAAGAAGTTGGAGGAGGTTGTAGCCATTCTGGGAGACACATTTCCCTTTAA AGTTGTCAGCCAAAAGATAGACTTGCCAGAGTACCAAGGTGAAGCTGATGAAATCAGCCGCAAGAAGTGCCAAGTAGCAGCAGAAATTGTCAAGGCTCCTGTTATTGTAGAAGACACATGCTTGTGCTTCAATGCACTAGGTGGTCTCCCAG GACCGTATATCAAGTGGTTTTTGGACAAGCTTGGGCCAGGTGGCCTGACAAAGCTCTTAGCAGGTTTTGAAGATAAG TCTGCTGAAGCTGTGTGCACATTTGCTTACTCATCTGGAGAACCCAATGACGAGGTACTTTTGTTCCATGGTCGCACCCAAGGTACCATTGTGGAGCCTCGAGGGGAGCACAAGTTTGGATGGGATCCCATCTTCCAGCCAAAAG GCTATGACCAGACCTATGGGCAGCTGGAGAGAAGTATAAAGAATACCATATCTCATCGTTTTAAAGCAGTTGATGCTCTGCGTGACTACTTTACaggcgaagaaggaagagcaCTGTTGTCCAAGAAGTTAAAGGTTGAACACAACAATGAGAAGGCATAG
- the LOC113812420 gene encoding inosine triphosphate pyrophosphatase isoform X1, with protein sequence MRIEATFTTRATMSSRPLVFVTGNAKKLEEVVAILGDTFPFKVVSQKIDLPEYQGEADEISRKKCQVAAEIVKAPVIVEDTCLCFNALGGLPGPYIKWFLDKLGPGGLTKLLAGFEDKSAEAVCTFAYSSGEPNDEVLLFHGRTQGTIVEPRGEHKFGWDPIFQPKGYDQTYGQLERSIKNTISHRFKAVDALRDYFTGEEGRALLSKKLKVEHNNEKA encoded by the exons ATGAGAATAG AGGCAACATTTACGACAAGAGCCACAATGAGTTCTCGTCCTCTTGTGTTCGTCACAGGAAATGCCAAGAAGTTGGAGGAGGTTGTAGCCATTCTGGGAGACACATTTCCCTTTAA AGTTGTCAGCCAAAAGATAGACTTGCCAGAGTACCAAGGTGAAGCTGATGAAATCAGCCGCAAGAAGTGCCAAGTAGCAGCAGAAATTGTCAAGGCTCCTGTTATTGTAGAAGACACATGCTTGTGCTTCAATGCACTAGGTGGTCTCCCAG GACCGTATATCAAGTGGTTTTTGGACAAGCTTGGGCCAGGTGGCCTGACAAAGCTCTTAGCAGGTTTTGAAGATAAG TCTGCTGAAGCTGTGTGCACATTTGCTTACTCATCTGGAGAACCCAATGACGAGGTACTTTTGTTCCATGGTCGCACCCAAGGTACCATTGTGGAGCCTCGAGGGGAGCACAAGTTTGGATGGGATCCCATCTTCCAGCCAAAAG GCTATGACCAGACCTATGGGCAGCTGGAGAGAAGTATAAAGAATACCATATCTCATCGTTTTAAAGCAGTTGATGCTCTGCGTGACTACTTTACaggcgaagaaggaagagcaCTGTTGTCCAAGAAGTTAAAGGTTGAACACAACAATGAGAAGGCATAG
- the LOC113812420 gene encoding inosine triphosphate pyrophosphatase isoform X2 encodes MCEATFTTRATMSSRPLVFVTGNAKKLEEVVAILGDTFPFKVVSQKIDLPEYQGEADEISRKKCQVAAEIVKAPVIVEDTCLCFNALGGLPGPYIKWFLDKLGPGGLTKLLAGFEDKSAEAVCTFAYSSGEPNDEVLLFHGRTQGTIVEPRGEHKFGWDPIFQPKGYDQTYGQLERSIKNTISHRFKAVDALRDYFTGEEGRALLSKKLKVEHNNEKA; translated from the exons ATGTGTG AGGCAACATTTACGACAAGAGCCACAATGAGTTCTCGTCCTCTTGTGTTCGTCACAGGAAATGCCAAGAAGTTGGAGGAGGTTGTAGCCATTCTGGGAGACACATTTCCCTTTAA AGTTGTCAGCCAAAAGATAGACTTGCCAGAGTACCAAGGTGAAGCTGATGAAATCAGCCGCAAGAAGTGCCAAGTAGCAGCAGAAATTGTCAAGGCTCCTGTTATTGTAGAAGACACATGCTTGTGCTTCAATGCACTAGGTGGTCTCCCAG GACCGTATATCAAGTGGTTTTTGGACAAGCTTGGGCCAGGTGGCCTGACAAAGCTCTTAGCAGGTTTTGAAGATAAG TCTGCTGAAGCTGTGTGCACATTTGCTTACTCATCTGGAGAACCCAATGACGAGGTACTTTTGTTCCATGGTCGCACCCAAGGTACCATTGTGGAGCCTCGAGGGGAGCACAAGTTTGGATGGGATCCCATCTTCCAGCCAAAAG GCTATGACCAGACCTATGGGCAGCTGGAGAGAAGTATAAAGAATACCATATCTCATCGTTTTAAAGCAGTTGATGCTCTGCGTGACTACTTTACaggcgaagaaggaagagcaCTGTTGTCCAAGAAGTTAAAGGTTGAACACAACAATGAGAAGGCATAG
- the TfIIA-L gene encoding transcription initiation factor IIA subunit 1, with the protein MAQAATCVQKIYNGVIEDVINGVREYFLDEGVDEEVLTELKQLWEQKLQRMNVFDHPEPGTANTSHQQQLQQQQQQQQQQQQQQNAQGGAPASTMLPTNLVPVQITVPAQQAGGAPKTITIHVPSSALANGVAGQQLQTILSATDAAHTFSLEPSRAAEIIQRKLNQALEEHGITLPPQLLQYNHIATTQVDGAFDEEELGPTPSTSKGKTSKPALAQMSWNKESQPSLSVDRGTMDRLLFARLKASQVDGAYGTGDSSSEISEDEDDDDDEKDDEEDKKSLDGEEEEDEDDAQEEEPLNTDDDVSEDDSNDMFDTDNVVVCQYDKITRVRNKWRFILKDGIMNLKGKDYVFQKSTGEGEW; encoded by the exons ATGGCTCAGGCCGCGACGTGCGTG CAAAAGATATATAATGGAGTAATTGAAGATGTCATCAATGGAGTTCGAGAATACTTCCTGGATGAAGGAGTTGACGAGGAAGTGTTAACAGAACTGAAGCAGTTATGGGAACAAAAACTGCAGCGAATGAATGTTTTTGATCACCCGGAACCCGGTACAGCCAATACATCCCACCAACAGCAacttcagcagcagcaacaacagcagcagcaacagcaacagcaacagaatGCACAAGGAG GAGCACCAGCATCTACCATGCTACCCACCAACCTAGTGCCGGTACAAATCACAGTGCCAGCACAGCAGGCTGGAGGAGCACCAAAGACTATCACCATCCACGTGCCATCATCAGCATTGGCAAATGGTGTTGCTGGACAGCAGCTACAAACCATCTTGAGTGCTACAGATGCAGCCCACACATTTTCACTTGAG CCTAGTCGTGCAGCTGAAATCATTCAGAGGAAACTCAATCAAGCACTAGAGGAACATGGAATTACTTTACCTCCACAATTGCTGCAGTACAACCATATTGCCACTACACAG GTGGACGGAGCATTTGATGAAGAGGAACTTGGCCCAACCCCTAGTACTTCCAAAGGAAAGACCAGCAAACCAGCCTTAGCTCAGATGTCTTGGAACAAAGAAAGTCAACCATCCCTCTCTGTTGACAGAGGAACAATGGACAGACTTTTGTTTGCGAGATTGAAAGCTTCACAG GTTGATGGTGCGTATGGAACTGGAGACAGTTCATCTGAGATTTcagaagatgaagacgatgatgatgatgaaaaggatgatgaagaggataagaaatctttagatggggaagaggaggaagatgaagatgatgcacAAGAAgag GAACCTTTGAATACTGACGATGATGTGAGTgaagatgacagcaatgatatGTTTGATACAGACAATGTTGTTGTGTGTCAGTATGATAAG ATTACTAGAGTAAGAAACAAGTGGAGGTTTATTTTGAAGGATGGTATCATGAACCTGAAGGGTAAGGATTATGTCTTCCAGAAGtcaacaggagaaggagagtggtag